A genome region from Caldalkalibacillus uzonensis includes the following:
- a CDS encoding ABC transporter ATP-binding protein gives MKIELRNVYKRFEKAHVIENLNLVIEDGEFVALLGPSGCGKSTTLLMLAGIYKPTEGDILFDGQLVNEVEPKDRHIGMLFQSYALYPHMTVLENIMFPLKQMKVPKKERIERAKEAAALVKLEHLLDRLPSELSGGQQQRVALARAVVKEPKLLLLDEPLSNLDARLKIEMREEIKRIQQELGITTVMVTHDQEEALTMADRVAIMKDGELVQYSKPLDLYHHPKNYFVAHFIGSPPMNFLKGRLSVQDDQLQFAAEGTKINLGRCLKEFNVHDGQHVYLGVRPHDLKLGKKGQISLTGAVNLLEPLGHSTLVNVTVGSSLFRLFSDKKLIAGLRGKVEISFDRHALHLFDASTGASLSRQHLASDQSETASNVVLPV, from the coding sequence ATGAAAATAGAGTTAAGAAACGTGTACAAACGCTTTGAAAAAGCACATGTGATCGAGAATCTCAATTTGGTGATAGAGGACGGTGAATTTGTGGCTTTGCTGGGGCCAAGCGGCTGCGGCAAGTCGACCACCTTGCTCATGCTGGCCGGGATTTATAAGCCAACCGAGGGCGACATTCTGTTTGACGGTCAGCTTGTCAATGAAGTGGAGCCTAAAGACCGGCACATCGGGATGCTGTTTCAGAGCTACGCCTTATACCCGCACATGACTGTGCTGGAAAACATTATGTTCCCGTTAAAACAAATGAAAGTGCCCAAGAAAGAAAGGATTGAACGGGCCAAAGAAGCAGCAGCACTGGTCAAACTGGAGCACCTGTTGGACCGCCTGCCCAGCGAACTGTCCGGCGGCCAGCAGCAACGGGTCGCCCTGGCCCGTGCTGTTGTGAAAGAACCGAAATTGCTTCTGTTGGATGAACCCCTTTCAAACCTGGATGCCCGCTTAAAGATTGAGATGAGAGAGGAGATTAAGCGGATTCAACAGGAATTGGGGATAACCACTGTCATGGTCACCCACGACCAGGAAGAAGCCTTAACGATGGCAGACCGGGTTGCCATTATGAAAGATGGGGAATTAGTCCAATACAGTAAGCCCCTTGATTTGTATCATCACCCCAAAAACTATTTTGTTGCCCATTTCATTGGCAGCCCGCCCATGAACTTTTTGAAAGGCCGCTTATCTGTGCAAGATGATCAGCTTCAGTTTGCCGCAGAGGGCACAAAGATCAACTTGGGCCGCTGCCTCAAGGAATTTAACGTCCATGACGGCCAACATGTCTACCTGGGGGTACGGCCCCATGATTTAAAACTGGGCAAAAAGGGTCAGATTTCATTAACAGGGGCCGTCAATCTGCTAGAGCCTCTGGGTCATTCCACCTTGGTCAATGTGACGGTTGGCAGCTCATTGTTCCGCTTGTTTAGTGACAAAAAATTGATAGCAGGTTTGAGAGGCAAAGTGGAAATAT
- a CDS encoding carbohydrate ABC transporter permease — protein sequence MEAVYRSETERNVSFAKTSRWKRRMPYVVAFSILFITTLPVILMYVWLLLNSFSSQMKHGFIPVGFTLDNWRFLWTNVEIASSVYPSIWLATWNSLVFAGVLTILEVIIGVMAGFALSRLRFPGRQGLLKITLILHAFPSIALLIAVFYILNFLGLFDTLWGVVLVKTALQIPLTAWIMKGFFDDVPWDVEWAGLIDGCNRFKVWYTIVLPLVKPGIAAVSIFSFLSGWSEFLLLYTFIISDSNITLATYLQKLLSDPNVVPYGLLTAVSVFYMLPVIAFFILTQKSLMQIHAGGGKGV from the coding sequence ATGGAAGCTGTGTACAGATCAGAAACAGAAAGAAATGTTTCCTTTGCCAAAACGTCAAGATGGAAACGGCGCATGCCCTATGTAGTAGCTTTCTCCATCTTGTTCATCACGACCTTGCCCGTCATTCTGATGTATGTGTGGCTGCTTTTAAATTCCTTTTCCAGCCAGATGAAGCATGGTTTTATACCGGTCGGCTTTACCCTGGACAACTGGCGTTTTTTGTGGACGAACGTGGAAATTGCCAGCTCGGTTTACCCGAGTATTTGGCTGGCCACATGGAACTCTTTAGTCTTTGCCGGTGTGTTGACCATCCTGGAGGTCATCATTGGCGTGATGGCCGGATTTGCCCTGTCCCGCTTAAGGTTTCCCGGCCGTCAAGGATTATTAAAGATAACGTTGATTTTACATGCCTTTCCAAGTATCGCCCTGCTGATTGCCGTCTTCTATATCCTCAACTTCTTGGGCCTGTTTGACACGTTATGGGGCGTAGTGCTGGTGAAAACAGCGCTGCAAATCCCGCTCACGGCGTGGATTATGAAAGGATTCTTCGATGATGTGCCTTGGGATGTGGAATGGGCCGGCTTAATCGATGGCTGCAACCGGTTTAAGGTGTGGTATACCATTGTTCTTCCCTTGGTTAAGCCCGGGATTGCGGCTGTAAGTATCTTTTCATTCTTGTCCGGCTGGTCGGAGTTCCTCTTGCTATACACCTTTATCATCAGTGACAGCAACATCACTTTAGCCACCTATTTGCAGAAGCTGTTGAGCGATCCCAATGTAGTGCCCTATGGTTTATTGACAGCTGTTTCGGTCTTCTATATGCTGCCTGTTATCGCCTTTTTCATTCTCACCCAAAAATCGCTCATGCAGATTCATGCGGGAGGAGGTAAGGGAGTATGA